The Neisseria animaloris genome segment TGGCGCAACGTTACCGACCTCACCGACTGGCTGGCGCGCAAAGGCGAGCAAGACGGCAAAAACATCATCGAAATCGCCCAAACCATTGCCCTGATGACGCTGCTAGAAGGCAAAAACGAAGAAGAAACAGATGCGGTTAAACTTTCTACCCTCCACGCCTCCAAAGGCTTGGAATATCCGTATGTGTTTCTTGTAGGCTGCGAAGAAGGCATGCTGCCCCACGCCGACAGCATCGAAGAGAGTAACGTCGAGGAAGAGCGGCGCTTGATGTATGTAGGCATCACCCGTGCCAAACGCCAGCTCACGCTCACCCACTGTGTGAAGCGCAAACGGCAAGGCACATGGCAGTTTCCCGACCCCAGCCGCTTTATCGACGAAATGCCGCAGGAAGATTTGAAAATCCTCGGCAGAAAAGGCGGCGAGCCGATTGTGAGTAAGGAAGAAGGCAAGAGCAATCTAGCCGGTTTGCAGGCGATGCTGGCCTCGAAAGCCAAAAGCGGCAATACGCGATAACCGCCGGCAGGCCGTCTGAAAGTTTGTTTTCAGACGGCCTCTTCCCTACCCGCTACCGCCCGCCGCTTCCCCTTAACTTGCCTTACATCAAAATGCCGTCTGAAAAAATTGCCTGCGCTTTTTCCGCAACTTTATAATTCCGGCTGTAATTTTCTTTCCCATCAAAGGTAAAACCATGAAGCAATACACTCTCGATCCCCACGCCTTAATCGGCGGCGTGATTGCCGAAGACAACGACCAACAAATCGTGCAGCTTTCCCTTCAGAAAGACAACGAAATCCCTACCTACGAAACCGATGCCATCCTCCTGCTGATCGTGCTCAACGGCAGCGCGCAAATCATCACCGAAAAAGAAACGCTCGATACCAAAGGTCTGCAAGTGGTGCGCTTGGAACCGCACGAAGCCCACAGCATCCGCGCACTGGAAAACAACACCAATATTCTGGTGTTCAAACAGCTCACCCACGAGCTGGTGTTCAGCAAAAAACTGCGTTTCGGCAGCTGCTGCATGTAAGCGTCTGTAATCCGTAAAAAAGGCCGTCTGAAACTTTTCAGACGGCCTTTTCACATTATTCGGCACTTACGCGTTTTCGGCTTCGGTTTTACGCAAAATAGCGTATAACTGGTCTTTCAGATGCAGTTTTTGTTTTTTCAGCACCTCGATTTCATCCAAACCGCCGGTAACGGGATTATTGGTCAAACCGGTAATTTTGTCGTCCAAATCGTTGTGCTCGTCAAACAAACGGGCGAAGTGTGCGTCTTCCCGTCTCAGTTTAGCAATCAAATCACGGTATTCTGGAAACATTTTGTTTTCCTTTTTGAAATAACAAATTAAAAATAAAGCAGTTATGCCCTTCTGGTTTCAATTACATTTTATAACAAAGCAAGGATTGCCTGCCAGCTTTATTTTATTTCAGACGGCCTCTGCCGCACGCCGCCCAACTGGACGTTTCCCCCTGCCGCGCATACAATCGCAGGCATCATCTGCAAAGGAAACTTCCATGAAAAACGCCGTCGAAACCATCAAAAACCACCGCACCTACCGGCATTTCAAAAGCGGCTCCGCCCTGCCGGAAGAACATCTGCAAACCATTATCGACTGCGCCCGCCAAGCCCCTTCGTGGATGAACGGCCAGCACTACACCATCATCAACATCACCTCGCCCGAACTGCGTGCAAAAATCACCGCCCTGCAACCGGCCAACCCGCAAATCGGTACATGCAGCACCTATCTGGTTTTCGTGGCCGACCTGCACCGCGCCGACTTATCCAGCCGCGCCTACAGCGGCACCTTCAGCGCGGCCGGCGAACCCGACAGCCTGATTACCGCCGTAACCGATACCGCGCTGGCCGCCCAAAACGCCGTGATTGCCGCCGAAAGCCTCGGCTACGCCACCTGCTACACCGGCGGTATCCGCAATATCGCCGCCGAATTAATCGAACTGCTCAAACTGCCTAAAAACACCTTTCCGATTGTCGGCCTCTGCATCGGCATCCCCGACACCGACATGCGCATCAAACCGCGCCTGCCCGAAAGCGCCGTTTACGCCGAAAACGAATACCCGTGCGACCAAACGCTTTCAGACGGCCTCGAACAATACGAACGCACCATGACCGCATTCGGCGAAGCGCGCG includes the following:
- a CDS encoding cupin domain-containing protein; amino-acid sequence: MKQYTLDPHALIGGVIAEDNDQQIVQLSLQKDNEIPTYETDAILLLIVLNGSAQIITEKETLDTKGLQVVRLEPHEAHSIRALENNTNILVFKQLTHELVFSKKLRFGSCCM
- a CDS encoding YdcH family protein, which produces MFPEYRDLIAKLRREDAHFARLFDEHNDLDDKITGLTNNPVTGGLDEIEVLKKQKLHLKDQLYAILRKTEAENA
- a CDS encoding nitroreductase family protein, whose translation is MKNAVETIKNHRTYRHFKSGSALPEEHLQTIIDCARQAPSWMNGQHYTIINITSPELRAKITALQPANPQIGTCSTYLVFVADLHRADLSSRAYSGTFSAAGEPDSLITAVTDTALAAQNAVIAAESLGYATCYTGGIRNIAAELIELLKLPKNTFPIVGLCIGIPDTDMRIKPRLPESAVYAENEYPCDQTLSDGLEQYERTMTAFGEAREKFPFREKFARYYSSTYAPKNIPLLQQQGWLTKTVSDN